A single Pseudoxanthomonas sp. DNA region contains:
- the sugE gene encoding quaternary ammonium compound efflux SMR transporter SugE, giving the protein MAWVWLVLAGLLEVVWAVGLKYSEGFTRLVSSVITAVAAAASFWLLAVALKHIPLGTGYAIWVGIGAVGTAFVGMWLFHEPATAARLVCIGLIVAGIIGLKLAS; this is encoded by the coding sequence ATGGGTCTGGCTGGTGCTGGCGGGGCTGCTGGAGGTGGTGTGGGCCGTCGGCCTGAAGTATTCGGAGGGTTTCACGCGCTTGGTGTCCAGCGTGATAACCGCCGTTGCGGCGGCGGCCAGCTTCTGGCTGCTGGCGGTGGCGCTCAAGCACATTCCGCTCGGGACGGGCTATGCCATCTGGGTGGGAATCGGCGCGGTCGGCACGGCCTTTGTCGGCATGTGGTTGTTCCACGAGCCCGCCACGGCCGCGCGCCTGGTCTGCATCGGCCTGATCGTGGCCGGCATCATCGGCCTGAAGCTCGCGTCGTAG
- a CDS encoding fumarylacetoacetate hydrolase family protein translates to MKLGSLKEGGRDGTLIVVSRDLSRGVRATGIAPTLQRALEDWSNIAPRLNALYESLNAGDADGAFDLDMQALAAPLPRAYEFVDGSAYLPHVERVRRARGAEVPESFYTDPLMYQATSAAFYGPRDPVRVVSEEYGIDLEAEIVVITDDVPMAVTPAQAAGHIQLIGLVNDVSLRNLIPGELAKGFGFLQSKPRSALSPVFVTPDELDDAWRDNKVHLPLVTHINGAWFGAPEAGVDMQFDFAQLVAHAAKTRPLSAGTIVGSGTIANEDTSLGASCFAEQRTVEALRDGKPSTPFMSFGDVVRIEMKNRDGHSIFGAIEQRIEPQPLP, encoded by the coding sequence ATGAAGCTGGGTTCCCTGAAGGAAGGTGGTCGCGACGGCACGCTGATCGTGGTGTCGCGTGATCTGTCCCGTGGCGTGCGCGCCACCGGTATCGCGCCGACGCTGCAGCGTGCGCTGGAGGACTGGAGCAACATCGCGCCGCGCCTCAACGCGCTGTACGAGTCGCTGAATGCCGGCGATGCGGATGGCGCGTTCGACCTGGACATGCAGGCGCTCGCCGCACCGCTGCCGCGCGCCTACGAATTCGTCGACGGCAGTGCCTACCTGCCGCATGTGGAGCGCGTGCGCCGCGCACGCGGGGCCGAGGTGCCGGAGAGTTTCTACACCGATCCGCTGATGTACCAGGCCACCAGCGCCGCCTTCTATGGCCCGCGCGATCCGGTCAGGGTGGTCAGCGAGGAGTACGGCATCGACCTGGAAGCCGAGATCGTCGTGATCACCGATGACGTGCCGATGGCGGTGACGCCTGCGCAGGCCGCCGGCCACATCCAGCTGATCGGCCTGGTCAACGACGTCTCGCTGCGTAACCTGATCCCGGGCGAGCTGGCCAAGGGGTTCGGCTTCCTTCAGTCCAAGCCGCGCTCGGCGCTGTCGCCGGTGTTCGTGACGCCGGACGAACTGGATGACGCCTGGCGCGACAACAAGGTGCACCTCCCGCTGGTCACCCACATCAACGGCGCCTGGTTCGGTGCGCCGGAGGCCGGCGTGGACATGCAGTTCGACTTCGCCCAGCTGGTCGCGCACGCAGCGAAGACGCGGCCGCTGTCGGCCGGCACCATCGTCGGTTCGGGCACCATCGCCAACGAAGACACGTCCCTGGGCGCGTCGTGCTTCGCCGAGCAGCGCACGGTGGAGGCGCTGCGCGACGGCAAGCCGTCCACGCCGTTCATGAGCTTTGGTGACGTGGTCCGCATCGAAATGAAGAATCGTGACGGCCATTCCATTTTCGGTGCGATCGAGCAGCGGATCGAGCCGCAACCCTTGCCTTGA
- a CDS encoding PilT/PilU family type 4a pilus ATPase — translation MDIGYFLKLMTEKNASDMFLTTGAPVYIKIEGKLYPLGNTGLPPGMVKKIAYSLMDEGQVPVFERELELNMAIALQDAGRFRVNVFKQRGEVGMVIRAIRSVIPTIEELNLPPVLKDIIMTPRGLVLIVGSTGSGKSTSLASMIDYRNTTSTGHILTIEDPIEYLHKHKQSIVNQREVGLDTHAFHNALKNAMREAPDVILIGEILDATTMEAAIAFAETGHLCLATLHSNNADQTIERILNFFPESAHKNVLMNLALNLRAVVSQRLVKGVDGRRMPASEVLINTPMIRDLLRRGQVHEIKAAMEESLEEGMETFDQCLFRMVKEGQIEQEEALRAADSRDGLALKFRLSEGSKGEHDPYADYDSGGSSSPRITHGFG, via the coding sequence ATGGACATCGGCTATTTCCTGAAGCTGATGACCGAGAAGAACGCCTCGGACATGTTTCTCACGACCGGGGCGCCGGTCTACATCAAGATCGAGGGCAAGCTCTACCCGCTGGGCAACACCGGGCTGCCGCCCGGGATGGTCAAGAAGATCGCCTATTCGCTGATGGACGAAGGCCAGGTGCCGGTGTTCGAGCGCGAACTCGAGCTCAACATGGCCATCGCCCTGCAGGATGCCGGCCGCTTCCGCGTCAACGTGTTCAAGCAGCGCGGCGAAGTGGGCATGGTCATCCGTGCCATCCGCAGCGTCATCCCGACCATCGAGGAACTGAACCTGCCGCCGGTGCTGAAGGACATCATCATGACTCCGCGCGGGCTGGTGCTGATCGTCGGCTCCACGGGTTCGGGCAAGTCGACCTCGCTGGCCTCGATGATCGACTACCGCAACACCACCAGCACCGGCCACATCCTCACCATCGAGGACCCGATCGAATACCTGCACAAGCACAAGCAGTCGATCGTCAACCAGCGCGAGGTGGGCCTGGATACGCACGCCTTCCACAACGCACTGAAGAATGCGATGCGCGAGGCGCCCGACGTCATCCTGATCGGCGAGATCCTCGACGCCACCACGATGGAGGCCGCCATCGCCTTCGCCGAGACCGGCCACCTGTGCCTGGCGACGCTGCACTCGAACAATGCCGACCAGACCATCGAGCGCATCCTCAACTTCTTCCCCGAAAGCGCCCACAAGAACGTGCTGATGAACCTAGCGCTCAACCTGCGGGCGGTGGTCTCGCAGCGGCTGGTCAAGGGCGTCGACGGCCGTCGCATGCCGGCGTCGGAAGTCCTGATCAACACCCCGATGATCCGCGACCTGCTGCGCCGCGGGCAGGTGCACGAGATCAAGGCCGCCATGGAGGAGTCGCTGGAGGAAGGCATGGAGACCTTCGACCAGTGCCTGTTCCGCATGGTCAAGGAAGGCCAGATCGAGCAGGAGGAAGCGCTGCGCGCGGCCGACTCGCGCGACGGCCTGGCGCTGAAGTTCCGCCTGTCCGAAGGCAGCAAGGGCGAGCACGACCCGTATGCGGACTACGACAGCGGTGGCAGCAGTTCGCCGCGCATCACGCACGGCTTCGGCTGA
- the maiA gene encoding maleylacetoacetate isomerase, whose product MAEQLKLYSYWRSSAAYRVRIGLNLKGLAYETVPVHLVRDGGQQHAPDYVAKNPQHMVPTLQHGVRVIRQSLAILEYLDEAWPSPRLLPMTARDRARVRALAQMVACDIHPLNNLRVLQYFEGTWNVPQSERDDWIKHWVIDGFTAMETLLAEDAATGTFCHGATPGLADCCLVPQVFNARRFGVDMGAFPTLVRIEQACLALPAFDQARPENQPDANA is encoded by the coding sequence ATGGCTGAGCAACTCAAGCTGTATTCCTACTGGCGCTCCAGCGCCGCCTACCGCGTGCGCATCGGCCTGAACCTGAAAGGGCTGGCCTACGAGACCGTGCCCGTGCATCTGGTCCGCGACGGTGGGCAACAGCACGCGCCGGACTATGTCGCCAAGAACCCCCAGCACATGGTGCCCACGCTGCAGCATGGCGTGCGCGTCATCCGGCAATCGCTGGCGATCCTGGAATACCTCGACGAGGCCTGGCCGTCGCCACGCCTGTTGCCGATGACGGCCCGCGACCGGGCGCGCGTGCGGGCGCTGGCGCAGATGGTTGCCTGCGACATCCATCCGCTGAACAACCTGCGCGTGCTGCAGTACTTCGAAGGCACGTGGAACGTGCCCCAATCCGAGCGCGACGACTGGATCAAGCACTGGGTCATCGACGGGTTCACGGCCATGGAAACGCTGCTGGCCGAGGACGCGGCCACCGGCACCTTCTGCCACGGTGCGACGCCGGGCCTGGCCGACTGCTGTCTGGTGCCGCAGGTCTTCAATGCACGCCGGTTCGGCGTGGACATGGGCGCGTTCCCGACCCTCGTCCGCATCGAACAGGCCTGCCTGGCCCTGCCCGCGTTCGATCAGGCGCGGCCCGAGAACCAGCCCGACGCCAACGCCTGA
- the coq7 gene encoding 2-polyprenyl-3-methyl-6-methoxy-1,4-benzoquinone monooxygenase: MNMRTFSPLDHWLVEAQRGLDTVFGNPPARRANPAGDTPEVALDPVEQRHAAGLMRINHVGEVCAQGLYFGQAAAARDPATRAHLLDAAQEETDHLAWCADRLRELDSRPSLFNPLWYAGSYALGALAGLRGDGWSLGFVVETERQVEAHLDEHLETLPAADLRSRDILTVMKADEARHAEHAEAAGARLLPAPIPTLMAAASKLMKAVAYRL; this comes from the coding sequence ATGAACATGCGGACCTTCTCGCCCCTCGATCACTGGCTGGTGGAGGCCCAGCGCGGCCTGGACACCGTCTTCGGCAACCCGCCCGCCCGGCGCGCCAACCCGGCCGGCGACACCCCCGAGGTCGCCCTCGACCCCGTCGAGCAGCGCCATGCCGCCGGCCTGATGCGCATCAACCACGTGGGCGAGGTCTGCGCCCAGGGCCTTTACTTCGGCCAGGCCGCCGCGGCCCGCGACCCCGCCACCCGGGCCCACCTGCTCGATGCCGCCCAGGAAGAGACCGACCACCTGGCATGGTGCGCGGACCGCCTGCGCGAGCTGGACAGCCGGCCCAGTCTGTTCAACCCGCTGTGGTACGCCGGCAGCTATGCGCTGGGCGCGCTCGCCGGCCTGCGCGGGGACGGCTGGAGCCTCGGCTTCGTGGTGGAGACGGAGCGCCAGGTCGAAGCCCACCTGGACGAGCATCTGGAAACCCTGCCGGCGGCCGACCTGCGCAGCCGCGACATCCTGACCGTGATGAAGGCCGACGAAGCCCGCCACGCCGAGCATGCCGAAGCGGCGGGTGCCAGGCTTCTGCCCGCACCGATCCCGACACTGATGGCCGCCGCCTCCAAACTGATGAAGGCCGTCGCCTATCGGCTGTGA
- a CDS encoding 2OG-Fe dioxygenase family protein: MVAMFQPPFCPPDEALRRMQERGYVVLEPRAMAEALGVDLEALDALSPSWDRLEVDGYLKDGGRYRRRRHACFVVEADRLQQAPHRAHWQSLDYNALHGGMQRWFEPIEAGVAGAPAWRQLLQGLGRWCSALKGERAWYVEAHQFRIDTTDGIGRPTPEGAHRDGVDFVAVLLLGRAGIKGGETRVFAAAGPDGQRFTLEAPWSLLFLDDERVIHESTPIQPLDAHGHRDTLVLTFRRDGFQGDATAG; the protein is encoded by the coding sequence ATGGTCGCAATGTTCCAACCGCCGTTCTGCCCGCCAGACGAGGCGCTGCGCCGCATGCAGGAGCGGGGCTACGTCGTCCTCGAGCCGCGCGCGATGGCGGAGGCGCTGGGCGTGGACCTCGAGGCGCTGGACGCGCTGTCGCCGAGCTGGGACCGGCTGGAAGTCGATGGCTATCTCAAGGATGGCGGGCGCTACCGGCGCCGACGGCATGCCTGCTTCGTGGTCGAGGCCGATCGCCTGCAACAGGCGCCGCACCGCGCGCACTGGCAGTCGCTGGACTACAACGCCCTGCACGGCGGCATGCAGCGCTGGTTCGAGCCGATCGAAGCCGGCGTGGCCGGCGCCCCGGCGTGGCGGCAACTGTTGCAGGGGCTGGGGCGCTGGTGCTCCGCGCTGAAGGGCGAACGCGCCTGGTATGTCGAAGCGCACCAGTTCCGCATCGATACCACCGACGGCATCGGTCGGCCGACACCGGAGGGTGCGCATCGCGATGGCGTGGATTTCGTCGCCGTCCTGCTGTTGGGGCGCGCCGGCATCAAGGGCGGCGAGACCCGGGTGTTCGCGGCGGCCGGGCCGGATGGCCAGCGCTTCACGCTGGAGGCGCCGTGGTCCTTGCTGTTCCTGGATGACGAGCGGGTGATCCACGAATCCACCCCCATCCAGCCGCTGGACGCGCATGGCCACCGCGATACGCTGGTGCTGACGTTCCGGCGGGACGGGTTCCAGGGCGATGCGACGGCAGGCTGA
- the rplM gene encoding 50S ribosomal protein L13: MSTFTAKSETVQRDWYVVDAAGKTLGRLSTELARRLRGKHKPVYTPHVDTGDYLVVINAEKIHVTGNKLADKKYHRFTGYIGNLKTETLAQALERHPERVIETAVKGMLPKGPLGRDMYRKLKVYAGPNHPHAAQQPQVLDI; this comes from the coding sequence ATGAGCACCTTTACCGCCAAGTCCGAGACCGTCCAGCGCGACTGGTACGTCGTCGACGCAGCAGGCAAGACCCTCGGTCGCCTGTCCACCGAGCTGGCACGTCGCCTCCGCGGCAAGCACAAGCCGGTCTACACCCCGCACGTCGATACCGGCGATTACCTGGTGGTGATCAACGCCGAGAAGATCCATGTGACCGGCAACAAGCTGGCCGACAAGAAGTATCACCGCTTCACCGGCTACATCGGCAACCTGAAGACCGAGACCCTGGCGCAGGCGCTGGAGCGCCACCCGGAACGCGTCATCGAAACCGCCGTGAAGGGCATGCTGCCGAAGGGCCCGCTGGGCCGCGACATGTATCGCAAGCTCAAGGTTTACGCCGGCCCGAATCATCCGCACGCCGCACAGCAGCCGCAGGTCCTGGACATCTAA
- the rpsI gene encoding 30S ribosomal protein S9, giving the protein MAITQNYGTGRRKSSTARVFLRKGSGNITVNGRPLDEFFGRETGRMIVRQPLELTKNTETFDITVTTTGGGITGQAGAIRLGIARALVEYDETLKSELRKAGFVTRDAREVERKKVGLHKARRATQFSKR; this is encoded by the coding sequence ATGGCTATCACTCAGAACTACGGCACCGGCCGTCGCAAGTCCTCCACCGCCCGCGTGTTCCTGCGCAAGGGTTCCGGCAACATCACGGTCAATGGTCGTCCGCTGGACGAGTTCTTCGGCCGCGAGACCGGCCGCATGATCGTGCGCCAGCCGCTGGAGCTGACCAAGAACACCGAAACCTTCGACATCACCGTGACCACCACCGGTGGCGGCATCACCGGCCAGGCCGGCGCCATTCGCCTGGGCATCGCCCGCGCGCTGGTGGAATACGACGAAACGCTGAAGTCGGAACTGCGTAAGGCAGGCTTCGTGACCCGCGACGCCCGTGAAGTCGAGCGCAAGAAGGTCGGCCTGCACAAGGCGCGTCGCGCCACGCAGTTCTCCAAGCGCTAA